GAGCCAAGAGAAAAGGAGGAATAGGATATAAGTAGTCCATACACCTGGGTACATGAACCACTCGGTGTTCCGGTTCAGATCAGCCGGTGGTACCGCCTTCACATATAGATTCGCCATTTatgtttttcaatttaacccGCCAAAATTAGAGACGAGACCCTTCTTCTAAAACGACCCAGTTTTTgtatttgattgaatttatataaaTTCAAACACTAGGCGCTCTACGATggagatgaagatgaagatgatCGGAAATTAATGTGGAAGTTCtcaatttcttttaattaattatctaaaaGCCTGTAAACTCATTATTACAAAATAAACTCTTTTGCTTTACCCATACGCCACCGTTTTCCCTTTTTACCCTCATTTTGGAAACTTTCTCTTAAGTTCACACCGactttataatttttgaatttatttgataaaaaattaaaattaaatgaattcgaTTCGATTTGACTGATTGTAAATTTATAACTTATATTTCATAAactgtttaaacattttgatCTTAATTAGTTATTAATTTCTCGTTTCTTCTTGTTAAGTCTTATTCAATAAATAGATAATTTATTCTTCATGcacttgaaaatattaaaacaccTTGATATAAATACTCAAGTAGTTactcaattaaaatatttattctactTCCATCATCTttcgttttatttatttaaacatcCAAAAGTATTTCAAAGCATAAAttctttaaattaataattataaattttcaaaaattacttgtatgattttaagttatttttcattatcttttattattaatttttcattttaaattttaaaatcaaagaaaagaaaagtttgTTGTATCATTGGTTTTCAActaatttttcaattaattttaatcaaatcaatCTAATTTAAATAACATTTCATGCTATTACTTGAAATAATTGCACTTCTATTTTAAGAATGGAAGCGATAAATACATTTTACTTTGTTGCAAAGAAAGTGTAGCCAAACTCTAATCACATAATTTATAGaccatttttattaattattatattatggaTAGGTAGAATGCGgctaaaataattatgaaaaatgatataataattaaatataattttggttaaaataataatatttcaaaaacaaaattatgatattttaggtttaaatcttttcaaaataaaatttatagattgaaaaattaaaaatattaaaatacaatattttaatttttttctatagaattttcaaatacaaATATAGTATAATCATtgcacaataaaaataaatcttgaGTAACtataaagtaaaattaaactAATACAAAATACAAATAAATTAAAAGCTGAAATAATATAAACTAAACTGATCCGTCGAACCAAAACCCACAtatgctaataataataaaaagaaaaagaagatgaTGGAACTTTCTAGTGTTTCATTTCACAAATGTTGTAAAAGAATAGTATTTTACAATACAATGAATTATATCGTCTATTAATTATTAGATAGAGGCACCaataacccaaaaataaattgtaaaacaaatATGAAAAATATCGAAAAAAAATATTAGTAGATGGTCCAATTGTAGATTACTGAATCAAATTCTGGGTTTTTCCATAACATGCTTCTTAATTCTTTGGCACATGTGGCATTTTTGGCGAGTAATAAGGCAAAGCCCCCCCCACCTGCTCCCACAAGCTTGTAGCCAGAGCAGTACGGGTCGGCAAATGCAAACAGTTTATCAACATATTCATTGCTACAGTATGGATCGAGTTCTTGATGCAACCTCCAAGCCTCCAACATGATTTCGCCTAATTTATCGACATCACAGTTCATCAAAGCTTCCCTACCGATCTTAGCTAATTCAGTGAGTCGTTTGATGCTAGATACGAGAAGGTTGTCTCGTCGGAGATACCGGAGGACTACCTTTTGTAGGACTTGATGTGCTAGTCGAACCTGCAGGGTCGTAATAGAATAACAATTAGAATACGAAGATCTAAGCATGTATGAAAGACTTGATTACTTACTTGACCGGTAAATACGACAAGTAACCGTTCCTGCAATTTTGAAATCAGTTGAGAAGATGCCACGAGAGGGAAGACTTGGAGACGCAATGGTATTCCAGGGTAACTTGTTGTAAATTTGATTCCGGGATATAAACCTCCGATCTGATCCTGCCAACCACCGCCCGTTCCCATGAGCTGCTCTAGTACCAAAACAAGCCTGGCAACATTTTCGTTGCTGTCATCACCACCAATGATTTGTAGAAGTCCTTTCACAACGGCAGCAGCTAAGATGCTAGAAGTTCCTAACCCACTGCCCCGAGGTACGTTAGCCCATGTCCTTATTCGCAAACCATTTGATACTAGAATATTTTCATGAATAATTTCGGTTACTAGCAGTGCAGATTTCACGAGTCTAAAAGGATCATCACCGTCAAAAGGAGGAGCAATTGAAGTAAGCTCTTTAATATATAGCTCTTTTCCAGAATCATCGATAATCAAGACTCCGTTTGAATTTGTCGTCTCTACTATAGTGCCAATCGGAAGAGAACCTTCCAAGCTCATTGCCATATTAAGAACACAACCAGCACGTTCTAAACTCCACGGAGGTGTATCGCTCCAGCCGCCAACAAAGTCTACTCGAACCGGTAGCTCGACTTTCACTGTTTGTGGACAAAAAGGCTTGTCCATGGATCCAACATGGTTATTGTTCCTGAAGGCCAGAGTAGACTTGCTGCCAGAGGACTCTAAGAGATGTGCTGAACCAAGGTGAAAGATCAATGGAAATAGACGTGAAATCGAGAAATAAAGAAAGGGCAATACATAGAAAAAGCTGATTTACAAAGATACGAACAATTTAACATTTTCTGAAGCATATTTAAagcaaattcatttgattttaccTCCAAAACCGTATCTAACGGCTGATGCAGTTTCATCAGCAATTGAAGCCCATACTTCATGTTCTAACTGATAAGCTTTCGTTTCCTCTCCGCATGCTCGAAGAAGATCAACTTGCACTTGATATGCTCGGCTTTTGGGAAGAATCTTAGAATTTTGCTCGATAAGTTTGGGACAAAGGGCTAGGAAGTCCTTACATATTTCAACACCAGAAGTCTCTTTTTGTAAAATTTCTTCACACAACTGAGATAAATCACGACCAAGCATGCCGTAGTTAATGCAAGCCTTAGCAATTCCAGCTGCGAGATCTGCTTGATGATTACTGGATCCAGTGCACATTTTTGAGAAGTCAATCGATCTATGCAACTCCTCGAGACTGATTCGAGGTGAGTTTCTCCACAAAGGAAGATAGTGTAGGTTTTTTCCATCACTCAAACCCATCAACCACATTCCCACTCGAAGCATCTCAAAGTACGAAAGAATGGGAAATAATTTTGCATTCCACAAGCATTTTTCTTGACTGCTACTAGAGCTCCATAGATCGTTTTCCTCGATACCTAAATCGTGCATGACCTTCTCCCAAGGTTTCCCACAAAAGGTTCCATCCTTTCTAAGAGGGTTTTTCGGGTTATCATGGATACCACAAAATACAATCACTCTTTCAATACATCCTACCAAAGGAACTTCCCAAAGGCAATGGCGGTCCGGAAGCATGAACTTTATAGAATTACCTGCCATATTATCACTGTCCTTTGGAACATTCATACCGACAACTATGGACTGGGAACCAATCTGGCTTCCACTTGATATGTTTGAGTCGTATATTAGAGAATCTTCACCAATCGAGACACCATCAGCAATTTTACAAGACAGGACAACGGAAGATGCTGCAATGTCTGAAACAGTGGTTGCTGGAATAGAACATAAGTGTCTTCGACCTACAAGCGCTGAATCAGATGCACTAAGGTGATCCAAAACTTCACTCGAAGTTCCAAAATGTAAAAACGAAAAATCATCTGCAATTGAAAATGACAATCAATAACGAGAAATCGAGAACTAAAACAAGGTTTTTGATGCTTTAAAGACTATTTATTGTCCAACATACAAGCACAGTAGCTGAACATCCTTTGTTTTCCCAATTTGTTGACCAATGCTTCACCCAAAGGGCGATGTCGTAACCAATCATGCTTCGTAGGTACCCAAGCTGCCACAAGATCTTCATACAAACTCATCTGGATAACAATAAAAAACTCGAAACAGTTAGAATTACAATACTGAGACACAGTTGAAAGTTTGGGTTTAGTTACTtgcctctttttttcttttcaaaagctCGAAAATCAACGGTTGACAAGAACAAGCAAGCTTAACAAGCTCCACCCATGCATTGCCTCTAATCGCTATAATCCCAGTATCTAGCAATGCTCTACCGTCATCCAAGATCGCCTGATTCTTAACAAGCTCATCTACACTAGGTTTCTGAAGTAAATTATCGACTAAACTAACCGTGTAACTTTCATCAAAAATCTCAGATTTTGATGCCACAATGACACCATGGTTAGCAGCTATATCGAGTGTTATAGGCACGGTAATAATGGTCGAAGAATCGGGTGGAAGAATCAAAGTAGAGGCATCAAAACATGGAAGTACATCACCAGTCATAGTAAATACTCCACCTACACAAAATTAACCTACTTGTAAGTGTCCGATACAGGTATGTGTCCGAATGTAGTcgaattttctatatttttcatatttcgaGGTCATATTCGCATATCTATGTTATATTAAACCTAATAACCTACTTGTAACTGTCAGATATGAATATGGGTCCGAATATCATCATTTTTTCTACATTTCTACATTTTTTCATGTTTCAAAGCCATATATGCATATCCATGTGTCGACTTAAACCCAGTAACCTACTTGTAAGTGTCAAATATGAGTGTGGGTCCGAATATCATCGAATTTTTGAAGGTTTTCCAAGATTCGAGTTCATATCCGTATATCCATGTGTCATATTAACTAAACACAGAGGTTAACACTTAACAATAAGAACTTTCTATCGTTTCACAGTGAACTAAATTCATTTTACCTTCATTTTTGAAAGCTTGTCGAGCACAAGAAGCAATTGCAAGAATATGATCGAATAACAACAGTACCGGGCCGTCAGGGTTATCGGCAGCTAAAAAAGGAAGTGGTAAAAAGACTTTACCCATCGGATTAGCCCATGGAACCCTTTTAGAATCCCCACCAGCATGAAGTAATAAAATATGCTTTTTACCCATTAAACCAACAGCATCATCTCCTCCATTAACAACTACCCCTGTATGTTTAGTGAGGGCGTGAATGGCATTGAGTGTGGCAGCACCGGATCCGATCCGTTGACCTTCTGGGTCGGGTACGGTGAGGGTAATAGTAGAAGGAGCAATTCGACCCATTCGTTTAGCCCGTCTGAGTTGCCAATCATAGAGTTGAGCTTGTTCAGGACTGGCAGCTGTTAAAACAATGGCATCCCATGTTGGAACCCGAGATGGGTGACGCACCGACAACCTTAAATGGTACCATGATTTACGAAGGACGGTGGTTATGTCGGGTTTCTGTTTGGTTCTGGGTAATACTGTTTGTGGGATAGGATCCATTTTTTTGAGAATTTGGGGTTTAAATTAAAGGGATTGAGAAGCGGTTAAGGGGAGATAAAggagatgaagaagatgatatgaGGGATGTTGGATGTTGGATGTTGGGTTAACGATCATGTGGTTTTCGGATCCACCATGCTCCTCCTTGCCTTTCCTGTAAGATTAAAAAAAGAATAAGAATATGGCATCGTCCGGACTTAAACCGAAGACCTTCAGTGTGTTAAATTGACGTGATGACCAACTACACCACGACACCACCTTATGGCACAATGTAACATtcttatatatttaaaaacaaaacattttttaaaagttattaaaCCAAAGTGTTTAGAACTAGACAAATCATCAAACCGGACCAATGCTTTAATTAAACAAACTAATTTCAAAATAGAGAAAATTGGTTTCGAGTGATTCATGAGTTAGTTAATCGGTTTAACCCTTCTCTTTATATCAGCGCCTAACTAGATTcttataaataaaagaaatttgcGAAAAATCCTACATAGAAgtatattttttatgtaattttattagGAAAAAACATTTCAACTTAATGATATTGTTATTTGataatggtttagggtttaagattaTTAAAGAAGGGAATTTGGATTAAAATCAAAAGGAAATTATACTGAAAAAAACTAATCAAGGTTTTTAATTGTCAACATGTTGTAATGTTTTATTGATGTTGAAGCTAAAGTTTTTATTGTGTTGATAGAGCTTTTCCTTCAACGAGTTATGTGTTTGTTATTTTTTTCCCCCGAATTGTATGAGTCTCATTCattgaataaattaataaatttctctttcaAAAGAAAATTATAATTAGATTGGTggtcgaattgattagatcattaATTATCAATTCAACCGATTTAATCACCAAACTAATCAATTcactatttaaaaaataaaagaaaaatcaagaattttgttttaaaagaaattataaagaCTCTTTCCCAACttataaatagaaggataatatGCTTTATTATACTCGAACCCATGTTCTTTTGTATAGGAACAATATTTATACCAGTCAAACTAAAATTCAATTAATAATTACATTATCTAAAGTTAGATATTCATTATTGtaacattaaaatttaaaatttagatttaatttcttCCTTAATtcgttttgtttattattttgggCTAGGGCATCACCATAACATGGGTTTAGGTTTTAAAAAAAAGTGGACTAgtttataaagaaaataaataaattgggtttaattttttttgggtaaaaaaatttagcctaaaatataaaaattgttataaaataaatatacatagagTAAAGaacaaagtgtaacacccctaacccgtatccgacactaaaatagggttacggagcattaccagaaatTTCAGAACATTTTTAGATAATTCATGATATTTACTGTTCATAGTGaaactgtccacttgagtcatagtcactaaattatttatatcttgagctacagaactccaaattaagttttgctaattttctctgaaactaaactcacatatatccttaccataaaattttcagaattttttgtttagccaataagtacagtttatttttcaaattcaccgTTGTTTCGCTGTCAGacagttccgacccctcttcactaaagaTTAATTATTTCCTCATACAGAATTTAGATAATATTCccgtttatttcttttgaaaatagactcatcaagaattttaagcatataaatttaagcctctaattatttttattaaatttattatgattttctaaagtcagaacaggggaactcgaaattattctgaccttgtctcacaaaaattcaaatatcttataatatgaattttttttattagacCATTTCttttatgtaaaactagactcaataggatttaatttaatattttattcaacctctaagtcaatttccataatttttggtgatttttcaaatttggactaTTGCTACTgtttaaaactgttttagtgaaaaatgttgataactaaatTTATAACACCTTCACTTCCTTTCaattaaaccctatacatgctatataaacCTTAAAATGCACAATAAAATTTACCGaagtaatctggatagtgtgccctGATGTATTGACCCGATCCACCGATTTCTCGTCAATCTACAAagaacatttaacatacaagagtaagcttatgaaagcttagtaagctcataggcatagaaaaataaatcttaccgaacattgcacataatcatataacatttaatttcacTAAATCCTCCTATAAAtcacaaaatcattaataaaCTCATTTGATTGATTTCAATGTCACTATTCACCAATTCTTGatcttttgggcccatttctcatttacttttcTTAATCAATTTAGGGAACGGTTAccgaattgagtacttcgttatcATAATGCCATAGTAAAATtatggtcttgcacatagtcacatatcacacaccgaagccatagcccaaCCATGAttttacacgaatcacatatcacactcatgccatatcccagatatggttttatATAGTAgcacatatcacaccgatgccatatcccagatatggtcttatacggaagcacataatcacatctctccgatgccatagcctagttgtggtcttatacggaaatcacatatcacatgttgccatggtccaactatggtcttttcTGTCTATTCGTCTTAGCCACTGAACGAAAGCGCTCACATCCGTTGGTCTacttaatttgtacttttattcaaatatcattttacaactatcacagtttaatgacattcatatgcaataatatactatatcattcatgaaattttcatatcaaaacattaaatttagccatatgaacttacctgagcAAATTCACAAAAGTCatacaagttcagggactaatcggctattttttatttttcactatTCACTtcgggttcttgatctataattgtaaaatcattcatttattagcattcatttcaattttactCTACTTCACAGTTTATATCCTTTAATTCCATAAATTGCACTTTTGCCTCAAATTTTACAGTTTTTaaattaacccatcaattgagctaatttttctgaATTAATACTTTATTTATTCATTCTAAGCTACTACAAAAcctttgaaaatcagaatttcagcaccaaaccttaattcacaacttttttacaattaggtcctaaaatcaatttctatcaaaatcacttaataaaatcatcatataataaaataagaacttcaattccataataattcaccataatcatacatcacttattcatggtaacttttaaagtcacccataaaatcaaaaactaatgaattagatagttagatctaattgtaaaagtcacaaaaatataaaaattactaagaaaaagtaaaaattgaactcacatatgtcaaaatatgaaaaaccagcaactTCCAGACCTCTCACGGCGTTTTTGctgaaggaaaatgatgatatcttTAGATTTTTCTgttgtctttattttatattaCTAACCTTTAtacaatttccaattttgccccttgttcccATTgctttcttgcttatttcatacccaaaccgtccagtcATTACCCTTTGGGTATAATTGCCCTTTAAATCCCtcttttttaaatacttaagctatttcctcacaatttaacaaattttacactatttttaatttagtactttttaattaattgactatccaaatgttaaaattttctaacaaaattttaatactaactcaatgacactccataaatatttataaaaatatttatggctcggctTATGAATTTTGagttctcgatacctcgttttagacccaatttacttattaaattcttcttcttcttcttcttcttttaaaaaaaatcacaaaattcactaattcaaatttttttctaaattcacacttgacccataattattaatttattaaattttcaaacttacttgtcggatttagtgatcccAAATCACTGTTTCCAATACCActaaaaattgggctgttacacaaaGAAAGTAGGAGAGCAAAAGAgcatattttattaatcaattgTAATATTTACAAAACATCTCTAAAGTCATGTACttttaataactattagaatttaaagtacatcaacaTTTATCTTAATTTTGATGgatatccacttaataagatatttataacaaaaatcaatttaattgatttttttttcgtTTCATCCAATCTCTAACTCACAGTCCAAAACCAATTCTCATCTATTAGCGGCTCAACTAATTATTTGAAATCTATCAGGCGGATTTTTGATTCAatccaattttgaaaattatgaaaatagtgtATCAATAAGTGTTTATCGTTACGTGTAATCGAAACACATTGTTATACTctaagaaaataaatttaaaatttgaattctttaaaaatattattagaagggataaaacttttttaaaaaacctgaattttcataaattcaaaaaaaaaattatatcccTTAATATTGCATGTTATGAATAAAGATTATAGTGGCTAAACCTTACCAAAATAATAATCCATTGCAGGTAGATAAATAACTGACCTTGAGAGACCAAGAAGACTGGGCTTTTTGGAGAGACCCCCAGAAAACAAATTACAACGGGGACTCGTATTTTGGAGGAAGGGATTTTAGTCTTTTTATCTATATTTGTAATGACTGGGTTTCTCTCGTACCATGTAACATGTAAATGTATTTTGTGtggattttgttcggtttttatttatttattatgaatttttatattatagttagtcgaatatatatttatatttatagttAGTCGTACCATTTTAAGTCCgttcatatttttttaaaatatttatattatctcatatttcaaattttatatatagATAACATTTTTAATTCTTACACTATAATatcatatattattataaatttaagttttatatcctataaatataa
This window of the Gossypium arboreum isolate Shixiya-1 chromosome 12, ASM2569848v2, whole genome shotgun sequence genome carries:
- the LOC108479543 gene encoding bifunctional fucokinase/fucose pyrophosphorylase → MDPIPQTVLPRTKQKPDITTVLRKSWYHLRLSVRHPSRVPTWDAIVLTAASPEQAQLYDWQLRRAKRMGRIAPSTITLTVPDPEGQRIGSGAATLNAIHALTKHTGVVVNGGDDAVGLMGKKHILLLHAGGDSKRVPWANPMGKVFLPLPFLAADNPDGPVLLLFDHILAIASCARQAFKNEGGVFTMTGDVLPCFDASTLILPPDSSTIITVPITLDIAANHGVIVASKSEIFDESYTVSLVDNLLQKPSVDELVKNQAILDDGRALLDTGIIAIRGNAWVELVKLACSCQPLIFELLKRKKEMSLYEDLVAAWVPTKHDWLRHRPLGEALVNKLGKQRMFSYCAYDFSFLHFGTSSEVLDHLSASDSALVGRRHLCSIPATTVSDIAASSVVLSCKIADGVSIGEDSLIYDSNISSGSQIGSQSIVVGMNVPKDSDNMAGNSIKFMLPDRHCLWEVPLVGCIERVIVFCGIHDNPKNPLRKDGTFCGKPWEKVMHDLGIEENDLWSSSSSQEKCLWNAKLFPILSYFEMLRVGMWLMGLSDGKNLHYLPLWRNSPRISLEELHRSIDFSKMCTGSSNHQADLAAGIAKACINYGMLGRDLSQLCEEILQKETSGVEICKDFLALCPKLIEQNSKILPKSRAYQVQVDLLRACGEETKAYQLEHEVWASIADETASAVRYGFGAHLLESSGSKSTLAFRNNNHVGSMDKPFCPQTVKVELPVRVDFVGGWSDTPPWSLERAGCVLNMAMSLEGSLPIGTIVETTNSNGVLIIDDSGKELYIKELTSIAPPFDGDDPFRLVKSALLVTEIIHENILVSNGLRIRTWANVPRGSGLGTSSILAAAVVKGLLQIIGGDDSNENVARLVLVLEQLMGTGGGWQDQIGGLYPGIKFTTSYPGIPLRLQVFPLVASSQLISKLQERLLVVFTGQVRLAHQVLQKVVLRYLRRDNLLVSSIKRLTELAKIGREALMNCDVDKLGEIMLEAWRLHQELDPYCSNEYVDKLFAFADPYCSGYKLVGAGGGGFALLLAKNATCAKELRSMLWKNPEFDSVIYNWTIY